From the genome of Yersinia enterocolitica, one region includes:
- a CDS encoding thermostable hemolysin, with product MSMNIQAPYQLLFAQNEQEENELQQYIQREYSREFNATIPHFLPHLLGLYRADGVLIGACGLNRGDFGALYLEHYLDAPIEVVIATQTGHSVLRNRLVEIGNFACSESGNARIMFAAICRLLCENQLDYVVFTGTRKLRNIFHRLNLKPLELAPALANRLGEEAFAWGEYYQSQPCVMVGDLNQGRQVLSKTSLLLSLFAPMPSIFTFQRRTQR from the coding sequence ATGAGCATGAATATTCAGGCACCTTACCAGTTGTTATTTGCTCAGAATGAGCAAGAAGAAAACGAACTGCAACAATATATTCAGCGGGAGTATAGCCGTGAGTTCAATGCCACTATCCCACATTTTTTACCTCATTTATTAGGACTGTATCGTGCCGATGGTGTCCTTATTGGTGCCTGTGGCTTGAATCGTGGTGATTTCGGGGCACTTTATCTTGAGCACTATTTGGACGCACCTATTGAGGTGGTCATTGCAACGCAAACAGGGCATTCAGTTTTACGTAATCGTTTGGTTGAAATAGGTAATTTTGCTTGTTCGGAATCGGGAAATGCACGAATTATGTTTGCGGCTATTTGCCGGTTGTTATGTGAGAACCAGCTTGATTACGTGGTGTTTACCGGTACCCGAAAATTACGCAATATTTTTCACCGATTGAATTTAAAACCACTGGAACTGGCCCCTGCGCTGGCAAATCGTCTCGGTGAAGAGGCTTTTGCATGGGGGGAATACTACCAGAGCCAACCCTGTGTGATGGTGGGGGACTTAAATCAGGGCCGCCAAGTGCTGAGTAAAACCAGCTTATTACTTTCCTTGTTTGCGCCAATGCCCAGCATTTTTACTTTTCAAAGGAGGACACAACGATGA
- a CDS encoding short chain dehydrogenase: MKLNNSRVLLTGASGGIGRALAHALAKQGACLILHGRNEIALTQLLNALPNPEDHQVWVADLCDSAALAKQVEVLRDQPSIDILINNAGTNHFAWLEDQSEQQIVQQLSLNIQAPILLTRALLPYISNPGIIMNIGSSFGSIGYAGYSVYCASKFALRGFSEALARELSGSAINVLYFAPRATQTTLNSTAVYAMNAELGTKSDSAEFVAKQVVIALNQEVTRRWLGWPERFFVKLNAIFPSIVDKALAKQHAIIARYAQASSDKKDSP; this comes from the coding sequence ATGAAACTCAATAATAGCCGAGTTCTACTGACCGGGGCCAGTGGCGGTATTGGCCGGGCACTGGCCCATGCATTGGCGAAACAGGGCGCGTGTTTGATATTGCACGGGCGCAATGAAATTGCCCTTACACAGCTTTTGAATGCATTACCTAATCCCGAGGATCATCAAGTATGGGTAGCCGACCTTTGTGACTCGGCGGCATTGGCAAAACAGGTTGAAGTGCTTAGGGATCAACCCAGCATTGATATTTTAATCAATAATGCTGGCACCAATCACTTTGCGTGGCTTGAGGATCAAAGTGAGCAACAGATAGTACAGCAGTTATCACTGAATATTCAGGCGCCGATATTACTGACTCGAGCTTTACTACCCTATATCAGTAATCCCGGCATTATTATGAATATTGGTTCCAGCTTTGGCAGTATTGGTTATGCCGGATATAGCGTGTATTGCGCCAGTAAATTCGCCCTTCGTGGCTTTAGTGAGGCACTGGCCCGGGAATTAAGCGGTTCGGCCATCAATGTTCTCTATTTTGCACCCCGAGCCACACAAACCACACTTAATTCAACGGCTGTTTATGCCATGAATGCAGAATTGGGGACAAAAAGTGACAGTGCCGAGTTTGTGGCTAAACAGGTAGTTATTGCGCTGAATCAAGAAGTAACACGGCGCTGGCTTGGCTGGCCGGAGCGGTTCTTTGTCAAATTAAATGCAATTTTCCCCAGCATTGTTGATAAAGCTCTCGCGAAGCAACACGCTATTATTGCCCGCTATGCTCAGGCTTCCAGTGATAAGAAGGATTCACCATGA
- a CDS encoding long-chain acyl-CoA synthetase has protein sequence MAAQDPLRPALCDSYQVINYGELLPKIAALAERFRHQKIARLALLLDNGIDWAIIDLACALANIVMIPVPVFFSNEQQNWLLDSSGADALIGPARADWITTTSFEYALQRRQPIAVPELPPHTAKITYTSGTTSHPKGVCLSWDHQMQVSLSLIDRVAPANVEQHLTLLPLSTLLENITGLYVPLLSGACSRIPPLAEVGFTGSSQFSYQILAQAIQQWRPHSLVLVPELLRLLVMLCAINPDLTQSLRFVAVGGGKVATDLVAKSHQLGLPVYEGYGLSECGSVVALNTQGDMLPGSVGKPLAHCQISIAQDGEILISGSTMLGYLGESAPAQAVTTGDLGHFDNQGFLHITGRKKNVQITAFGRNFSPEWVEAEAQVFPAISRIVIFGDGLTANVALIQPTPGYENSLADQIAQLNRRLPDYAQVHHYLLAQLSVENGLLTNNGRPKRQQILSEYHLRIDQLIAGGRV, from the coding sequence ATGGCGGCGCAAGACCCTCTGCGCCCTGCATTGTGCGATAGTTATCAGGTGATTAACTACGGTGAATTACTGCCCAAAATAGCGGCATTGGCAGAGAGGTTCCGCCACCAGAAAATAGCGCGACTGGCACTCTTGCTGGATAACGGCATTGACTGGGCCATTATCGATTTGGCTTGCGCATTAGCCAATATTGTTATGATACCGGTGCCGGTTTTTTTCAGTAATGAACAGCAGAATTGGCTACTGGATAGTAGCGGTGCGGATGCTTTGATTGGCCCTGCACGCGCGGATTGGATAACTACCACATCATTTGAATACGCTCTGCAACGCCGCCAACCGATAGCGGTGCCCGAGTTACCACCGCATACCGCAAAAATCACTTATACATCGGGGACCACGAGCCATCCCAAAGGGGTATGCCTGAGTTGGGATCATCAGATGCAAGTCAGTCTATCGCTTATCGACAGAGTGGCTCCTGCCAATGTTGAACAGCATCTGACATTGCTGCCCCTTTCAACATTACTTGAAAACATTACCGGACTGTATGTTCCGCTGTTAAGCGGGGCATGTAGCCGTATACCGCCGCTTGCTGAAGTGGGTTTTACCGGCTCCAGCCAATTCTCCTATCAGATCCTTGCCCAAGCAATTCAACAGTGGCGCCCGCACAGCTTGGTACTGGTACCCGAGCTATTACGCTTGTTGGTGATGTTATGTGCCATAAATCCAGATCTGACACAGAGTTTACGTTTTGTTGCTGTTGGCGGGGGCAAGGTTGCCACGGATTTAGTGGCTAAATCACATCAATTAGGATTGCCGGTTTATGAAGGATATGGGTTATCAGAATGTGGTTCGGTGGTTGCCCTAAATACGCAGGGGGATATGTTGCCCGGCTCAGTGGGTAAACCATTAGCGCATTGTCAGATAAGCATCGCGCAAGATGGGGAAATTCTGATTTCTGGTTCAACAATGCTTGGCTATTTGGGCGAGTCGGCACCGGCACAAGCTGTGACGACTGGTGATCTTGGGCATTTTGATAACCAAGGTTTTCTGCATATTACTGGCCGTAAAAAGAATGTTCAGATTACAGCATTTGGTCGGAATTTTTCCCCAGAATGGGTTGAAGCCGAAGCCCAAGTTTTTCCGGCGATATCTCGTATTGTCATCTTTGGTGATGGGTTAACCGCCAATGTCGCCTTGATCCAACCGACACCCGGTTATGAAAATAGTCTTGCAGATCAAATAGCTCAACTTAATAGACGGCTGCCTGATTACGCACAGGTTCACCATTATCTTCTGGCCCAGCTAAGTGTAGAAAACGGGTTATTAACCAATAACGGGCGTCCGAAAAGGCAGCAAATTCTGTCCGAGTATCACCTCCGTATCGATCAATTAATTGCAGGGGGTAGGGTATGA
- a CDS encoding VIT family protein: MHRERHSIEKIGWLRAAVLGANDGIVSTASLLLGVASANATHQSILLTGIAGLVAGAMSMATGEYVSVSSQSDTEKAALAEEQAELNADFQGEYRELTSIYVHRGLDVALAKQVAEKLMSHDALGAHARDELGISEITTARPLQAAWASAMSFSAGAILPLLVAFIVTADWAIPAISLSALASLAILGGIAAKAGGAPIWPGIIRITFWSALAMGVSSGVGMLFGSVTS, from the coding sequence ATGCACAGAGAACGGCATAGTATAGAAAAGATAGGCTGGCTGCGGGCCGCAGTTCTTGGTGCTAATGATGGGATTGTCTCTACCGCAAGTTTGTTATTGGGTGTCGCGTCAGCCAATGCCACACATCAAAGTATTCTTTTGACCGGCATTGCAGGTCTGGTTGCGGGTGCGATGTCGATGGCAACAGGGGAATATGTCTCGGTATCTTCTCAGTCAGATACAGAAAAGGCCGCATTGGCGGAAGAGCAAGCAGAACTGAACGCCGATTTTCAAGGTGAATATCGTGAGTTAACCTCGATTTATGTTCATCGCGGCCTTGATGTAGCACTGGCCAAGCAAGTGGCTGAAAAACTGATGAGCCATGATGCGTTAGGTGCTCACGCCCGTGATGAATTGGGGATATCTGAAATCACTACCGCTCGCCCATTACAAGCGGCCTGGGCTTCTGCGATGAGCTTCTCAGCGGGCGCAATACTGCCCTTGTTGGTGGCGTTTATTGTCACGGCTGACTGGGCAATTCCAGCCATTAGCCTGTCAGCATTGGCTTCTCTGGCTATTCTGGGGGGGATTGCCGCGAAAGCAGGCGGAGCGCCAATATGGCCAGGTATTATTCGAATTACCTTCTGGAGTGCGCTTGCGATGGGGGTATCATCGGGGGTTGGCATGCTATTTGGTTCAGTCACAAGCTGA
- a CDS encoding carbonic anhydrase, whose translation MSQPPINQSDIKHSKQRRSLLKTAVGMSVLGIASGLTLATPGISYAAALTREERDKLTPEQIIAGMKEGNIRFRAGKMQQHDYLAQKRASAEGQFPAAVILSCIDSRAPAEILFDTGIGETFNARIAGNIANNDLLGSMEFACAAAGAKVVLVLGHTSCGAVRGAIDGVELGNLTGLLNQIKPAIDATQFNGERTGKNDQFVDAVAKTNVQHTINEIRSRSSILNGLEKEGKIKIVGAMYNLNGGAVEFIS comes from the coding sequence ATGTCACAACCCCCAATCAATCAATCAGATATTAAACATTCCAAACAACGGCGCTCACTATTAAAAACTGCGGTAGGAATGTCGGTGCTTGGTATCGCCAGTGGATTAACTCTAGCCACACCAGGGATATCTTACGCAGCAGCATTAACGCGTGAAGAGCGAGATAAACTCACTCCGGAGCAAATTATTGCTGGCATGAAAGAAGGGAATATCCGCTTTAGAGCAGGCAAGATGCAACAGCATGATTATTTGGCTCAAAAACGGGCCAGTGCTGAAGGTCAATTCCCCGCGGCGGTTATTCTCAGTTGTATTGACTCACGGGCTCCGGCGGAAATTCTTTTTGATACCGGGATTGGTGAAACGTTTAATGCCCGTATTGCCGGTAACATTGCCAATAACGATTTGTTGGGCAGTATGGAGTTTGCCTGTGCGGCCGCGGGAGCAAAAGTAGTTCTGGTCTTGGGGCATACTTCGTGTGGCGCAGTTCGGGGGGCAATCGACGGCGTAGAACTCGGTAATCTGACCGGCTTGTTAAATCAAATTAAGCCAGCAATTGACGCAACCCAATTTAACGGAGAAAGAACCGGTAAAAATGATCAGTTTGTCGATGCCGTTGCTAAAACCAATGTTCAGCATACGATCAATGAAATACGGAGCCGGAGTAGTATTCTCAATGGATTAGAGAAAGAGGGGAAAATTAAAATAGTTGGCGCAATGTATAATCTCAATGGCGGGGCCGTTGAGTTTATTAGCTAA
- a CDS encoding biliverdin-producing heme oxygenase produces MNFYQQLQHDTAADREKLLSAPVIEACRSGNINAEMYIAFLTQAFYHVSHTVPLLMTAGGRMSSEYEWVRGAIAEYIDEEYGHQEWILNDIRTCGGDAQAVRHGQPVLAIELMIAFLYDHASRLNPMGIFGMVHVLEGTSVAIATTVAQQLKQGLGLPEKATSYLSSHGELDKEHLTFFESLMNQVEKVEDRAAIIHSAKVVYQLYGDMLRGLMDQPQ; encoded by the coding sequence ATGAATTTCTATCAACAATTACAGCATGATACTGCGGCGGATAGAGAGAAACTCCTTTCTGCTCCGGTTATAGAGGCTTGTCGTAGTGGGAATATTAACGCCGAAATGTATATCGCCTTTTTGACCCAGGCTTTCTATCACGTTAGCCATACCGTCCCTTTACTGATGACGGCGGGTGGCCGGATGAGCTCAGAGTATGAGTGGGTTCGTGGGGCTATCGCCGAATATATTGATGAAGAATATGGGCACCAGGAATGGATATTAAATGATATTCGCACTTGTGGCGGTGATGCGCAGGCCGTTCGTCATGGTCAGCCAGTATTGGCGATAGAGTTAATGATAGCGTTTCTCTACGATCATGCCTCCCGCCTTAACCCGATGGGTATTTTTGGTATGGTGCACGTCCTGGAAGGGACCAGTGTTGCTATCGCAACAACGGTTGCCCAACAGCTCAAACAAGGGCTGGGGTTACCGGAAAAAGCCACGAGCTACCTCAGTTCACACGGTGAACTGGATAAAGAACATCTGACTTTTTTTGAATCATTAATGAACCAGGTTGAAAAAGTCGAAGATCGTGCGGCGATTATTCATTCTGCCAAGGTGGTTTACCAGCTTTATGGGGACATGCTGCGTGGCCTGATGGATCAACCGCAATGA
- the gltS gene encoding sodium/glutamate symporter codes for MFHFDAYGTLVAATLVLLLGRQCVQNIPLLQKYAIPEPIAGGLLFALLFLLIHQTTGWEASFDTSLRDPLMLTFFASIGLNANLASLRAGGKVLIKFFVVVIGLLLLQNMVGIGMAKILGLEPLMGLLVGTITLSGGHGTGAAWSAVFAENYGLSNATEVAMACATFGLVLGGLIAGPIALYLIKHSATPNGRAEDALQPTTFEKPQSGRMITALVLVETIAMIAICLMAGRYISGLLAGSLFELPIFVYVLFVGVILSNLLTYTGFYQVFDRAVSVVGNVSLSLFLAIALMSLRLWELASLALPMLAILLVQTLTMALYAIFVTYRIMGKNYDAAVLAAGHCGLGLGATPTAIANMQAITKRFGPSHVAFLIVPMVGAFFLDIANAVVIKLSLLLPMFTQLG; via the coding sequence ATGTTTCACTTTGATGCTTATGGTACGCTCGTTGCTGCAACGCTGGTGCTATTGCTAGGAAGGCAATGTGTCCAGAATATTCCTCTACTACAAAAATATGCTATCCCGGAACCTATTGCGGGTGGTTTGCTGTTCGCATTACTGTTTCTGCTTATTCATCAGACAACCGGTTGGGAAGCCAGCTTTGATACATCACTACGTGATCCGCTAATGCTGACTTTTTTTGCCTCAATTGGCCTTAATGCGAATCTGGCAAGCTTAAGGGCTGGCGGTAAGGTATTGATAAAGTTTTTTGTGGTCGTTATTGGTTTGCTGTTACTGCAAAATATGGTTGGCATCGGTATGGCCAAAATTCTGGGGCTGGAGCCACTGATGGGGCTGCTGGTGGGAACCATAACACTTTCTGGTGGGCATGGCACCGGTGCGGCTTGGAGTGCCGTATTTGCGGAGAATTATGGCTTAAGTAATGCTACGGAAGTTGCCATGGCCTGCGCAACTTTCGGTTTGGTATTAGGTGGCTTGATCGCCGGCCCTATTGCCCTTTATCTCATTAAACATTCCGCCACTCCCAATGGCAGAGCCGAAGATGCCTTGCAACCCACAACCTTCGAGAAACCTCAGTCAGGGCGGATGATCACTGCGCTGGTATTAGTAGAAACTATCGCCATGATTGCCATTTGTTTGATGGCTGGTCGCTATATCTCGGGGTTACTGGCGGGATCTCTATTTGAATTACCGATCTTCGTCTATGTCTTATTTGTCGGGGTTATTCTTAGTAATCTACTCACTTATACCGGGTTTTATCAGGTTTTTGACCGTGCAGTCTCCGTAGTTGGTAACGTAAGCCTCTCCCTTTTTCTGGCAATAGCGCTGATGAGCCTGAGATTGTGGGAATTGGCGTCTCTGGCATTACCGATGTTGGCGATTTTATTGGTGCAGACGCTAACCATGGCTCTGTATGCCATATTTGTCACTTATCGGATTATGGGAAAGAATTATGATGCGGCCGTTCTTGCTGCTGGGCATTGTGGTTTAGGTTTGGGGGCAACTCCAACAGCAATTGCGAATATGCAAGCGATTACCAAGCGTTTCGGACCATCTCACGTTGCGTTTCTGATTGTACCGATGGTCGGTGCTTTCTTCCTGGATATCGCCAATGCAGTAGTGATCAAACTGTCTTTGTTATTACCGATGTTTACGCAACTTGGCTAA
- a CDS encoding MerR family DNA-binding transcriptional regulator, translating to MATYSISEVAQLCGINPVTLRAWQRRYGLLKPQRTEGGHRQFNDDDIVRIRTIVRWIERGVPVSQIKPLLDGGTAPGDSTNWVTLQQQLLALIQAPAPHKLRSRIFELGREYPPQALIEYVLRPLRSQLKNEHQLLHMLSRLLDGVIIEYATFCMLGARKKPGENVLLLGWGNIDPTELWMAAIVLAKNNMHIDILPGSLEAPQLAMFKAERYFLCTDGVLNTAKRRQLAAWCDAGLNITLIDNHALLILASEHYHE from the coding sequence ATGGCGACATACAGTATCAGTGAGGTGGCGCAACTTTGTGGTATTAATCCAGTAACACTGCGTGCCTGGCAACGGCGTTATGGCTTGTTAAAACCACAACGTACTGAAGGTGGCCATCGGCAGTTCAATGACGACGATATTGTCCGTATCCGCACTATTGTGCGCTGGATAGAACGCGGCGTCCCAGTTAGCCAGATCAAACCTTTACTCGACGGTGGCACAGCACCTGGCGACAGCACTAACTGGGTAACACTGCAACAACAGTTACTGGCGCTGATTCAGGCTCCCGCACCGCATAAACTCCGTAGTCGTATCTTTGAATTAGGGCGCGAATATCCACCTCAGGCCCTGATTGAATATGTGCTAAGACCATTACGTTCACAGCTTAAGAATGAACATCAATTGCTGCACATGCTGAGTCGTCTGCTGGATGGCGTGATCATTGAATACGCGACTTTTTGTATGCTGGGTGCACGCAAGAAGCCAGGCGAGAATGTATTACTACTGGGATGGGGAAACATCGATCCTACCGAGTTGTGGATGGCCGCCATCGTTCTGGCGAAAAACAATATGCATATCGATATTTTGCCGGGATCGCTGGAAGCTCCGCAATTGGCTATGTTTAAGGCCGAACGCTACTTTCTCTGCACCGATGGCGTACTCAATACTGCCAAGCGGCGGCAATTAGCAGCTTGGTG